One segment of Strix uralensis isolate ZFMK-TIS-50842 chromosome 11, bStrUra1, whole genome shotgun sequence DNA contains the following:
- the CLN6 gene encoding ceroid-lipofuscinosis neuronal protein 6 isoform X1 → MQGAARKRPFPAAAPGSPQPAGPLYAGRHGTVKNEDTFKTSPFHFDLWFYFTLQNWVLDFGRPIAMIILPLEWFPLNKPSAGDYFHMAYNVITPFLLLKLIERSPKTLPRSMVYVSIIMFVMGASIHLVGDSVNHRLIFSGYQHHLSVRENPIIKNLKPETLIDSFELLYYYDEYLGHSMWYIPFFLILFIYFTGCFTPVEEESRMPVAALLLMGPSSLYYWYLVTEGQIFILYIFTFFAMMALVMHQKRKGLVLDSNGLFLFYSFIITLVLIAVWVVWLWNDKILRKKYPGVIYIPEPWAFYTLHMNNLHAAKESL, encoded by the exons GCATGGAACCGTCAAGAACGAGGACACCTTCAAGACCTCCCCGTTTCATTTTGACCTGTGGTTCTACTTCACTCTGCAGAACTGGGTGCTGGACTTCGGGCGTCCCATTGCGATG ATAATTCTACCTTTGGAGTGGTTTCCTCTAAACAAACCGAGCGCTGGAGATTATTTCCACATGGCTTACAATGTTATCACGCCATTTCTTCTGCTAAAG CTCATCGAGAGATCCCCCAAGACCTTGCCAAGATCAATGGTCTATGTCAGCATCATCATGTTTGTCATGGGAGCCAGCATCCACCTGGTCGGAGACTCCGTAAACCACCGCCTGATTTTCAGTGGCTACCAGCACCATCTGTCTGTACGAGAGAACCCCATCATCAAGAACCTGAAACCAGAGACGCTG ATTGATTCCTTTGAGCTGCTCTACTACTACGATGAATATTTAGGTCATTCGATGTG GtatattccttttttcctgaTACTGTTCATATATTTCACCGGCTGCTTCACCCCTGTTGAAGAGGAGAGCAGGATGCCAGTGGCTGCCTTGCTTCTGATGGGGCCCAGCAGCCTTTATTACTG GTATCTTGTGACGGAGGGTCAGATTTTCATCCTCtacattttcactttctttgcCATGATGGCTTTAGTGATGCACCAGAAACGCAAAGGACTCGTCCTGGACAGCAATGGGCTTTTTCTCTTCTACTCCTTCATCATAACGCTGGTCCTCATTGCTGTTTGGGTGGTTTGGTTGTGGAATGACAAAATTCTCAGGAAGAAGTACCCTGGCGTGATCTATATCCCTGAGCCATGGGCCTTTTACACCCTGCACATGAACAACCTCCACGCAGCAAAGGAAAGTTTAtaa
- the CALML4 gene encoding calmodulin-like protein 4 isoform X1 yields MAKFLSQDQINEFKECFSLYDKKQKGKIKASDLMAVMRCLGASPTPGEVQRHLHLHKIDRNAELDFSTFLNIMYRQMKQEEPEREILTALSMIDRQKIGVITVSELRAKLTRLGEKLSEEEVDDLLKGAKVGPNGTIKYEEFVHTICLPTVDY; encoded by the exons ATG GCAAAATTTCTGTCCCAGGATCAAATTAATG aGTTCAAGGAATGTTTTTCCCTGTACGACAAGAAACAAAAAGGCAAGATAAAAGCCTCCGACCTGATGGCAGTGATGCGGTGCCTGGGAGCCAGCCCGACGCCGGGAGAGGTGCAGAGGCACCTGCACTTGCACAAGATCG acagaaaCGCAGAGCTGGATTTCTCCACTTTCCTGAATATAATGTACAGGCAAATGAAGCAAGAGGAACCCGAGAGGGAAATCCTCACCGCCTTGTCCATGATAGACAGGCAGAAGATAGGCGTTATCACCGTTTCGGAGCTGAGAGCCAAACTTACAAGACTAGGAGAAAAGCTTTCCGAGGAAGAAG TTGATGACCTGCTAAAAGGAGCCAAAGTTGGACCGAATGGAACGATAAAATATGAAGAATTTGTCCACACCATTTGTCTTCCTACAGTTGACTACTAA
- the CALML4 gene encoding calmodulin-like protein 4 isoform X2, with translation MAVMRCLGASPTPGEVQRHLHLHKIDRNAELDFSTFLNIMYRQMKQEEPEREILTALSMIDRQKIGVITVSELRAKLTRLGEKLSEEEVDDLLKGAKVGPNGTIKYEEFVHTICLPTVDY, from the exons ATGGCAGTGATGCGGTGCCTGGGAGCCAGCCCGACGCCGGGAGAGGTGCAGAGGCACCTGCACTTGCACAAGATCG acagaaaCGCAGAGCTGGATTTCTCCACTTTCCTGAATATAATGTACAGGCAAATGAAGCAAGAGGAACCCGAGAGGGAAATCCTCACCGCCTTGTCCATGATAGACAGGCAGAAGATAGGCGTTATCACCGTTTCGGAGCTGAGAGCCAAACTTACAAGACTAGGAGAAAAGCTTTCCGAGGAAGAAG TTGATGACCTGCTAAAAGGAGCCAAAGTTGGACCGAATGGAACGATAAAATATGAAGAATTTGTCCACACCATTTGTCTTCCTACAGTTGACTACTAA